Within Nostoc sp. 'Peltigera membranacea cyanobiont' N6, the genomic segment ACTCCGCATCAAATGGCAACATTCTGATAGGAATGCGATTATCTGGGAACTGATGAAGATATTTATCTGCCTGCTGTTCCTTTAGAAGTTGAATTGCCGCTAACCGATGCCCTCCAGCCAGCAATCTAGCTTTATTATCTAAAACCAATGGTTCTATTAATCCTAAAACAGCAATTGACTCTGCCAGAGACTCAACGTGCTTTGGATTTAAAGGTCGCGTATCCTGCTCACGGTCTTTAATCTGCTCCAGTAAAACTGTAGAATCTTGGAGCTTTAGGGGTTGAGATTGCCCCTGCCGTTTTTGAGCGACCTCCAGAATTTTATCAAAATTGGTCATGAGAGAATTTCCTTACCCACTGCCTGGTAATCGCTCCAGGCATCAGAAGCACGAGGATCTTTTACCATATAAACTGGAACTCCAAAATTTTCAGCTTTCAGGTAAACAGCCATTCTTCTAATCCAAGTTTTAAACAAGGGTAAGCCAATTTTTTCAAGACTTTCTTTAGCTTTATATCCATCACGGCTGGGGGAAGGAGGAACACAAGTCAGTAAAACTTTAAACCTTCCAGGCGGCAATTCGTTCAGTTCTCCCACAGTTTCAATCAATGCTTCTAGAGCGAAAGTGCTGGGATGTGTGGGAATGATCAGTAAATCACTAGAGCTTGCTAATGCTTTCAACTCATTACTGGCAGGACGGGCGGGAGTATCAATCACAAGATGCTCAAAATCGTTGGCTTGGTCTATTTCGCTCTGATCATAAACATCGAAAGGACTTTTACCACGCTCTGACCAATGCAATACAGAGCGATTAAGATCACCATCAGCTAGTACAGTTTTACCTTTGATAGCAAGGTAAGCTGCCAGATGTATTGCTGTGGTAG encodes:
- a CDS encoding ParA family protein, whose protein sequence is MIITIASFKGGVGKSTTAIHLAAYLAIKGKTVLADGDLNRSVLHWSERGKSPFDVYDQSEIDQANDFEHLVIDTPARPASNELKALASSSDLLIIPTHPSTFALEALIETVGELNELPPGRFKVLLTCVPPSPSRDGYKAKESLEKIGLPLFKTWIRRMAVYLKAENFGVPVYMVKDPRASDAWSDYQAVGKEILS